A genomic window from Salvia hispanica cultivar TCC Black 2014 chromosome 5, UniMelb_Shisp_WGS_1.0, whole genome shotgun sequence includes:
- the LOC125186160 gene encoding stemmadenine O-acetyltransferase-like — translation MASRVEIISDEMIKPSSPTPTHLRILKLSLLDQISPPIYVPLIFFYNHLQNLSRHQISTLLKQSLSNTLTDFYPLAGRIHDNSSINCNDQGAEFVEARVHTSLSEIIQNPNMEELKKLQTSQGEDEKVMLRVKICFFDCGEISVAICISHKIADGTSLVAFANAWAAATRGETPDFQPSFNFSSVFPPRDLSALESTQRVGITQEKIVTKRLVFGKEELAKLKIDSGSQVKNIPTRVEAVSSYIWRRFIKAKDGTRTTSFAAVHAVNLRQRKSPPFSQHMFGNCWRPAIALSRAEASEAELVGKLRGAITRMDGDFIGQIENGEYLNVLSRTVDMFIKGGVEFSNFSSWCRFPVYEVDFGWGKPVWVCTTTMPFKNLVILMSTPCGEGIEAWVNIVEEDLKMFEQSQQLVIH, via the coding sequence atggCGTCAAGGGTGGAGATAATCTCAGATGAAATGATTAAGCCTTCATCTCCAACTCCAACTCATCTCAGAATCCTCAAACTCTCACTCCTAGACCAAATCTCACCTCCCATTTATGTTCCCCTCATTTTCTTCTACAACCATCTCCAAAATCTCAGCCGCCACCAAATCTCGACGCTGCTCAAACAATCTCTCTCCAATACCCTTACTGATTTCTACCCCTTGGCAGGGAGGATTCACGATAACTCATCCATCAACTGCAACGATCAAGGCGCCGAGTTCGTCGAGGCTCGTGTTCACACCTCACTATCAGAAATCATACAAAATCCAAACATGGAAGAGCTCAAGAAACTCCAGACATCACAAGGAGAAGACGAGAAGGTGATGCTAAGAGTGAAGATTTGTTTCTTCGACTGCGGAGAGATTTCCGTCGCTATATGCATCTCACACAAAATTGCCGACGGAACGTCCCTCGTTGCGTTCGCCAATGCATGGGCCGCTGCAACCCGCGGCGaaactccagatttccagccGTCGTTCAATTTCTCTTCCGTTTTCCCACCAAGAGACCTCTCCGCGCTGGAATCCACCCAGAGAGTCGGCATTACGCAGGAGAAAATCGTGACGAAGAGATTGGTTTTCGGCAAGGAAGAGCTGGCGAAGCTTAAGATTGACAGCGGATCGCAAGTGAAGAATATTCCGACTAGAGTCGAAGCTGTCTCTTCCTACATCTGGCGACGCTTTATAAAAGCGAAAGACGGAACCAGAACGACGTCGTTTGCTGCAGTTCATGCAGTGAACCTGAGGCAGAGAAAGAGTCCGCCGTTTTCGCAGCACATGTTTGGAAACTGCTGGAGACCTGCGATTGCATTGTCGAGAGCGGAGGCGAGTGAGGCCGAGCTGGTGGGGAAATTGAGGGGTGCCATAACGAGAATGGATGGGGATTTTATTGGACAGATTGAGAATGGAGAGTATTTGAATGTGCTGAGTAGGACAGTTGATATGTTCATCAAGGGTGGGGTGGAGTTCAGCAATTTTAGCAGCTGGTGTAGGTTTCCGGTGTACGAGGTTGATTTCGGGTGGGGGAAGCCGGTTTGGGTTTGCACGACCACGATGCCGTTCAAGAATTTAGTGATTTTGATGAGCACACCATGTGGTGAAGGAATTGAAGCATGGGTTAATATTGTCGAAGAAGATTTGAAAATGTTTGAACAAAGCCAACAACTAGTGATCCACTGA